Proteins co-encoded in one Arachis hypogaea cultivar Tifrunner chromosome 11, arahy.Tifrunner.gnm2.J5K5, whole genome shotgun sequence genomic window:
- the LOC112722240 gene encoding protein LOWER TEMPERATURE 1: MVMDTNRSSGASSFLSDLPSRGLFSSTVVSSNPGGMRVYVCDHETMPPEGQHIKTNQQNILIRALTLGLKKQKCDSSSKDGTEGSRKRASDKGLDGRASAKRANNQINSLQEGSTSQTFNKDFHRLTVERLRNLLKSKGLSTKGKKEELIARLKDATDS; this comes from the exons ATGGTTATGGATACGAATCGCTCATCTGGTGCTTCTTCATTTCTCTCCGATCTTCCCTCTCGAGGCCTCTTCTCTTCCACCGTTGTGTCTTCCAATCCG GGTGGGATGCGGGTGTACGTATGCGATCATGAAACAATGCCACCAG AGGGCCAGCATATtaagacaaaccaacaaaacaTACTTATTAGAGCACTCACCCTAGGCCTGAAGAAACAAAAATGTGATTCCAGCTCAAAGGATGGAACCGAGGGATCTAGAAAGAG GGCTAGTGACAAGGGTTTGGATGGCAGAGCTTCAGCTAAGAGAGCAAATAATCAAATAAACTCTTTACAAG AGGGATCAACCAGTCAAACATTCAATAAGGATTTCCACAGGTTGACTGTAGAGAGGCTTCGTAATCTTTTGAAATCTAAAGGTCTTTCAACCAAAGGAAAGAAG GAGGAGCTTATTGCACGTCTTAAAGATGCAACTGATTCGTGA